In the Glycine max cultivar Williams 82 chromosome 6, Glycine_max_v4.0, whole genome shotgun sequence genome, ttaaaatagttaatgtTTAGTGTTCAACCAATATCatgttgaaaaattattattcaaccAATTAAACTAAATTCTTTAGTCATTTGAAAGAGAGAATTTGGGGTCAAATTGAATTTCTtatgttgaaaaatctaaaataaaataatgtaaatgcTAATGAGTATATATATTCTACGTTATGGGTTGGCCAGAAAATTCTAATTCCACAAACTATCATTAATGACAAAATTATGAAGCATAGTGAAGTAAACAGTCACTTTCGCTGAAATTGGAGGCATTGTCATATTAATTCTTGAATTGAaggactttttttaaaaaaagtccgTAAAACTGTAAATTGATAGTCACATCAATTCAAAAGAAATATGTGTCGATTTCTAAAAGAAATATGTGGAAATCGACTAGTGTTTATGAAAATTGTTGGTAAATGAAAAAACCGCTACTAACTAAATGGATAAAATATGTGTCGATTTCTAACTGTTAGAAAAAGGATTGGCACTAAACACAAGAAATTGCTAGTAAATTTACGATTTCTAGCATTTTCTAATCACCACAAAATGTGCAAAGATGCATGTTTCAAGTTGCATTTGCCGATTTGCGTGCATattaatgagaaaataaaaaaaaaatatgattctcatatttcttttttatatttttctcatcaCTTATTTCCACACAACcaaacaatttcaatttttcatttccCATCTATTTCTTATTTCTCTTCATTTATATTCTACCACAAAGTGTTAGATGACACTTCCATGTGagattaagacaaaaaaaaatgacattttcttTTCTCACACACAGATGTCTGATTGTatgggataaaataaaataaaatacacttttCATTAGGCAATAATGATACTCTTTTTGTTTTGCTACGATgataaataaagttttgagatagATAAAAGTTTGTGAGGTTGAAATTGCTATATGTAGTTCATTTGGCCAACGAGGAAACTACGTACAACTAATTCTCACTCTTGTATAATATATCTAATGTGATAATTGGATGACTAAATAGAATCATTGGGTATAAGACTATATGAGAAAATGAGTTTTCCCCCCACCATTTCATGCCATGATGACTCTTGTATATGCTTCTCTTTATCTAGAGAAGAGTCTGGTAAAGAAGTTTCCTGCATTGGCCTTCTCTAGACATGCTACATGAACATATCTTCCAAGCTTGTCCACTTGCCTTGCCTCGCCCTTAGTATCCTTCTTGCACACCTTGCATGTTTTGTCAACCCATCCCTCTTCTACATATGCCCCGTCCACTGCTCAatggaaaaaagaaattttcattTCTATTGCTAATTAAGACACTGATTCAACTAACCATATTGACCTAAGAGCATGATCAGAAAATGAAAGATGCTAATTGGTGATAGAATTGAGTTACCAATGCATTTGAGTCAAATTAACACTGATTGGTTCAAGAATTATGGTAAGAAGGGCATGAAATTCTCCTTCTATTATTAGCAGAGAAAAAAGAACAATTTTGTATAGAATAATTTCATTAgccaaagaagaaaattaagatTGAAGAATGTTGTTGGCTACTAATGTCTCTTTTGTTTTAAAGGTAAAAGTATATAGTATTTATACAAGACTAACTATTTTGTACCTTCAACGTAAGATTTGAAAAAATCCTTGTATGTACCACCAATTTTCCTTCTAAGAGCTCCATactgcattaaaaaaaataacaaattagttAGCAggataattaagaatatttactaaataaacAATATGTGTTGGAAGAGTACAATATACCTGTTCCCTACTCATCCTTTCTCCCGATCTTGTGGCTTCTCTAGCCTCTTCTATAAGCTGAGCATCCTCAGCAGATCTCACTTGAGAAAAATCAAGAGCTTCAGTCACACTGCTGAACAAAGAttgctttttcttctcttcttgctTCTCTTGTTTGGCTGAAACTCTGAATTTCATGCTTCTATTAACCCTGCTGTGATTGGTGATGTCATGTAAAAGCCCTCCTGACTTTGAAGAGAAACTGCTGTAAGAAGGGGTCAGTGGCAGAGTCCCAAGTCCCATTTTAGCTTTCTCTTGGTACTCAGCACTATGCTTCGCAACTATGTTCCTAATGTTATATTATGTGTGTATTCAAGTGTGTTTTTCTTAAGTTTTGGAGTCATGAAATTGTAGCCACACGTGGTTGTCAATTTGTTGCCACTCACAAAACCTGGTGGTTAATAGAGGGCTATgtggaatcttagggaactcaTAAAACGAGAGGATCTCTCTTGCCTTCCACTTTTCGCCACGTAATCATGCAATTGATGTTCATTATTATTGACTAAAATATCTTGCATAAAGACCACGTAGGATACAGGATGGAATACTAATATTTGCGTGGCATTTACTAATATTATATATCTCCATAACATCtaatttatatgtaaaattttaatgtgTGTCTACCATTTTacgtatattatgttattatataaGGCTTCTCTTTATTAAGGCCACACAGAACTATTGGattaattttacatttgttCGTACATGGCACATGTTtttacattcaatttttttttccttctttcttgcaGATTATGCCAATTAATACTAGACTAATCTCGTCCgcgtaattttttattttttttatgaaaggtaattttatttctttagttGCAAAAAATGCTGTTattaatggattttttttcttattctcacACATAATTATGGCCAATATATGTTCGGACACACGATTCCGTTTGTTCACCTCTATTCTTTCCCTTAATATTACTCCACGCGTAAAATATCTATTTCATGGAGATGATCtttgttagttttataaaatctgCAGTTCacacattaaaataaaagaaattacaagTTTATTGCTGTTAGTGTACCTCCTAATCTTACAATTTGGAAAACTTCTTAGATCTTAAGAGTAGCATCAAGAACAGGGAACGGTAGCATACATCTATATAAGCCTTTCTGTTCATGCACTCAAGCATTCTATATAAATCACGTTAAATTTTAAGGGTAGAGTCATTCCCACAGTCTCATTCACAAAATCCTTTTGGAAACTGCACACTGCTATGGCATTGAAGCCTATGTCCTCTATATgaaaaacaccaaaaaaaaaagaagctaattACAAGTTAGATATTCTACACAATATAAACCATGCCAACTTCCAAAAGAGAAACTGGGGGAACCTTAAGTGCAACATCAGGGCCTCTACAATTCCTTCTCAAGAAATTGTAGCCATAGTTAAGTGCCAACTTTTTTAGTACAGATGAGCCTTGCTTTGCTCTTACATGAGAATGCCCTAGAATGAAGGCAATCCCAGCTTCTTGAGCAGCATAAAGATCTTCCAACTCTTCCTGCATTTGCACTCCTGTCTCAGACCTTGCATCACTCTCAGGCTCATCTTCAATAGCAAACCTCACTCTCCTCTCAGTCATGACCGGTTCCATCTCAATAACATCAGTCACACTTTGTACAGTTGGGAAACCAACAGATACACTTGCTTGCTGCACACTCTCCCCGCCACTCTCGTATCCTGGTTGGATGGTGAAACCAGTTGTTCCAATTACAGTTAATCTGTAACTTGATGATTCATTGGAGTTTGAACCATCATCCTCAATGCTCATGCTACTCCTCCTAGATCGGTACCAATCATATTGGATGAAATCAGCAAGCCTTGCTACTAGTTCAGACTCAAAGGAATCAACATCTTGATGAACATCACGATATCCATATCTGACTATACACCGGTAGGACCGATGAGCAGCAGGTCCTACACGGCCTACCAGATACCTCTCAGCAGCAGGGACATGAGGGACAGGCACTGATTTTACACACACGAAAACAAGGATGCGGTGATATGCAGGGAGGTTGGTAACAAAGCGGGAGAAGTTTGCTGGGATGCCAGTGGTGAGGTCAGTGAACACTAGGCCTATTCCTGGGACTCTAGCAATTCCCAAGCTTGGACCTAAGGCTAGAAGCCAATCTAGTGACACCTTGTTGTGAAGATCGTATTCATATTTTCTGATGGTCGCATAGTGCCAAAGAAACATTATAATCATGAGGAATAGGGCCAGCAGAATAGGTAACCAGGCACCCTCACAAAACTTTGTCAGTGAAGCTGAGAAATACAGCAGTTCAATAAAGCCAAAGAACAACAGGAAGCAAagagctattatagggggtttCTGCCAACAAACTACAATTACTAAAGAAGTAAGGCATGTTGTCACCAGCATCACGGTCATCACTGCTAACCCTGCACCAAGTAAAGATTGATTTATTCGTCATTCTAATTAAAACCATATTtctgaaattaatattttaagtatCTGCAATTCACCTTGTTGATACTCTATAGTAAGAAAGTAAATGTTAAAAGTCAACAATAAGTAGGGTAAACCCAAAGGAACTAGCATAAAAACTATGATAATGCAAAGAAAACTTCAAGATTTAACAATAAGGCAAAAACCATGTTTCAGTTAATCATGCATAAATGTACAAGTTACCTGAAGCATTTCCCATGTGTTTTGTGTCCCTAAATCCAATGGTCACAGCAATGCAGAGGATCATGAGTATCCAATTAATTTCAGGAATGTAGACCTGACCATGTATCTTGTCAGATGTATGAACAACCTTAACTCTTGGGAAGCAACCTAGAGATTGGCTTTGGTTTATGATAGAAAATGTTCCGCTGATGATTGCTTGGCTTCCCACAACAGAAGCTAGAATAGCTAATATAAGCACTGGCCACCTCACACTTTCTGCAGCCAAAAACTTGTATGCTATTATACCGGGCAAGAAAATTCATATACTTTCTGGAAACTAACAAAGGCATTATTGATAAGTTCATCCCACATTGCCAAGCAATTTTTTCCATCTAGTTATTTATGTGGCTTCCTTCAAATTTTAGTGCCTACAGACTAGTAAGTAAATGTCAAGTGAGCTGGGACAATGAATACCTGGAACTGAGACATAGAAACTGATTTGGAGTTCGGAATCATGATGATGCGACAAATAAGCAGCTTGACCCATATAGGCCAATATAAGCGCAGGATATACCAGAAAGGTGAATGCAATCTGCAAATGACAAATTGTTAGAAGATCTTTACTGTTTTAAATGACCTTTCCCAGGCCCATTAGAGCCTGCCCATATTCCAGAAAAATAtaggaaaatagaaaatgtaatTAACCAACCTGAATAGCCATATATGAGAAATGTCCAAGATCAGCAAACATAGCTTCTGAGCCTGCATACAAGGTCAACACAAGAAGTCATTCATATAGTAAACAACATCATGTGGAAGCAACCATAGATATTTTACAATGCTCCAATGGAAACTCAAATCTATTGGGGGCAAAATCTCTTGGTTATAGCGAAAGTACACTAAATTCGTTCGTGTAGATAATACCATGCTGTTGAATATCTTTAGGGGAAAAATAATGGAGTAGCATCCAGAATTGATTCAAaagtcttataaaaataaaaataaaaattgattcaaaGTAAATGTGCACATAGAACTTAATCTATGTCCTAATTAAATCAAAGTTTTGACTTGGAGCTTGCAGAAGAGACAACTATACAACATATGTATTTTTTAGAAAAGCATAGGTATGGATTTAACAAGTTACCTTATGCAGGAGTTCAATGCAAGAGATAAGATTTAAccatatgtataatttttctatGTTTACCTGTTATGCACAGCAATATTCCACCCAAAGACATCCATCCACTTATCCTTGTCTTCTTCAAGAACTTGAACATATAATATGGCGAAAGAGCTTTATATACATGCGGATTCcatttgaatatattatataaaccaAGTGTGCTGATGCACAACAGCCATGCCAACACAATTGGAGCAAAAAGGAATCCCACCCTATGTGTACCATAGTGTTGTAGTGCAAACAAACACACCAGTATGAAGCAAGTGATGGGAATCACAGCATCTGCAAACGCAGATCAATAGGTTCAAAAATAGAAACAAGGAAGAAATCCTGCAAACTAAGCATTTCAACTAATATGATAAGCTATCAAACAAACTATTTTTCCATTTAATTGGAATTGAAAGATTAGAAAATGCCATAAGTGAAACTTACACTGGTGGTGTTTCTTGGACATAGATACCTCAAGACCAGATACTGCCGAGAAAACTACACAAATGGATGGGCTAGTCAACAAATTGATGagatattatttgaaaaaaaaacatggttaAGATTAATCAAGTGGAAGCTTACCAGAAATAGCTGGGGTAAGTAGACCATCCCCTATTACCATACAAGTGCCAAGAAGAACCACAATTAGGAGAGCTGTGTGCAAGCCCTTATATTTCTCAAGCATCATCTTCACTTTAGAAGTATCTTTCTCTGGAGCCTCCTCCATCTTATATGTAGAAAGCGCTTCATCCGCGTGTTGTCGATTTGGTAGGAGACTAACTTTAGCATGCCTACAAATCAAGGAATATAGAGCAAAAGTACCTCCTGCAGAACCACACAAGAAACAACCATCAACAAGAGCAGAAGCAGCATGATAGCTTCCTTCATTTTTACTCATTCAAAATGCTTACCCTCTCCATTATCATCAGCTCGAAGAACCACAAAAACGTACTTGAAGAGTGGCACCAGTGTCAGAGTCCAGAAGACAAAAGAAAGGGCACCAAAAATCTCTTCATTGGTCTCTGAATGCTCAATATCTTCAGCAAATGTGCTTGTGTAAACATACAATGGAGAAATGCTCAAGTCCCCATATACAACACCAAGGCTTTGGTAGGCCAAGAGCAGAATAGTCTTCCAAGAGCCCTGAAATGCAATTTATCGTCTTAGACTTTAACCATTCATTCTgaactaaaaagtaaaattttaccAACCCCTTATCAACCAATGAAGAAACCACATCTAAGTACCACCATATATATttcaaagttttatttttgcatAGCTTTTGCCAAGCTAATGCACTAACCTTTGAGGTGTCCCAACACTTGCTGGATTCAAGATCCATTAGCCTCGCTCACTTATGAATGTTCTCCAGTTGAAGAGTATCAGCTTAAGCACACTTGTAGCTGCAGATCTGCACTGAGGAACAGCACCGACTTTGTTACACAAACCAAAGGAACATGCAGCACACTGTAACAAACAACAAGAGAATAAAGGAATCTCAGACCAGCAATTACAGCCACCCATCTTGTGTGCTCGCAATCAGAGGTGATTAGAAGAAGGAAGACATTCACTCACTTTTGGATAAACACTCACATGACATCCATATCTCTGTCAAATCTTCTTGAAAAGTggacacaattttttatttcctcCAAAAAGCAATATTCCTAAGGTGATACTTTTTCATTAAATcacaatttcatttcatttcatataatatattcaaaggtagtaagagattaaaaaaatagcattaaGAAGAAAGAATGCACAAGTTGTGTTAATCAGATACACTAGAGCAAGAATCACCAAGGCAAAGAAAGAAGTAAGTGCATCTCATCCATACTATAAATAACTATTCAAAGAAACGGTTGTATAACAAATGATCACATGCCACGTTTATAGATCCCAGTGGAGACAATTCTGTTTGAATTTTGTAGGATCACTGTGGATGATAAACtctatctttaaatatttaatccaactacatatttaaaagaaaaactctgAATAAGTTAAAACAATTTCATTTCAGTTAATCTACCATAACATGCCACCTTAGTTTATCATAATTTGGTTTCTTGCTTGTTTGTTCATATAATTTTACCTTCcagacatttatttttatttggtctGGACCATAGAGATGTGTAATAAGGTAATAAAAACGAAGTCTTCACTGTTTGTTGGTAGGTCCAACACGAATGATTAAACCTTAGAGAAgacagaacaaaaaaaaagcaaatttcACGGTACAGTTATCATCATGAATGGATGCATAAAGTCACATAGATAGCAGGaacaggaagaaagaaaaacaagaatacAATGAGCCAACCGTCCCTATGATGTTGACAGAAGGCATAATCACGTGATTTAGTGACAGTTACAAATTCACTAGTCCCAAGTGCCTACCCCAAATAAAGCCAATTAGGAGGATCGGTTATCATTTTTGATTTCCCTTCCCTTCTTCTCCCTcccataatttatatataccaCTAGTATTCTCTTTTCTTCATGTTGGGTTTTTaagtcattttatttattattaactacACAGTAATCATCGTTTTGTATCCATAACCAAACAAACTTTCATAGTTCCCCACCCACCTAACCTTTGAAATTCCCTATAGTCCGTTACTAGTTAAAGCAGCCAGATAAGTAGACGAACCGTTCAAAGAGATTGGAAAAAATTAGGCTAaccatagataaataaataccaACAAGTGATTGGCGATGGATTTAGGTTTTCAATGCTATCTTTTGGTCTTTGGATTAAagtttggaaaatatttttagaaagacAAATTATAGATGAACACACAATATGTTAATGGACACCTACTGAGAgagataaagtaaaaaaaatatataaattttataggtAATGTGATTTAACATATggagagataaagaaaaataataaatatttattaagtatataaaaaaacacgaTATCCATGTATCACCACTCTTTTACAAACTCTAATTTCCAATAACGAATTTCAATACAAATAAAGCCAGGAAAAATTGTTGCTTAGCTTCTAGAGTAAAAAGTACTTTTGGATTCTCTCAACTTTAATTGAAGTATGCACTAAATAagttatcaaaattcaaatcctGAGTTTTGTGTATGGAGAATAACCACCCTTGAGTACCTCACTCAAAATTAATCTCAGTAAATGACTAAGAATACTCTTTGCaattttaagaagaagaaaaaagttgagTAAAATTTCtgcttaagaaattaaaaagcaaGTGCATGTGCATGACTATAAATGCCATTTTGAAAGGATCATAATACCTGAACAAGTGAACGTGCTTCTAACTTCCTCCACCACTCCTCCAAGTCCCAGCTTTTCACAATTCCTTTATGGCGACATTAATGCCAATCTTTTCCGTCCTTTATAGCAAACCCCACTGTGGATATATAGCTATAAGCTTTGTGATTTGTCCCTTTTTGGCATTCACCCAAATCAACTTTTTGACCGTGAAAGGCTTGCTTGTCTCAATCACGTCAAGATGGGAATGGGATGGGATCCCGAATCGTCCCAAAAGTCGTAAAGTTGTGCTCGTGAAAATCACCACTTCACTCAGCACGTTCTGTGAAGTGTGTGAAAATGAGTTATGAATCTATCCCATATTTACATCATGGTGGGCTGCATGTGCCACGTGGGAATTTTGAGAGATAGATCCTAATGAATCTGATTGGAGCCTGGCCTTCACACACATTCTAACATGATATCATATGTTATTAAACTTATAGTGTCATCCACTATCGAATCACTATTGGACCGCTCAGAAATGTCCTGCAAATTTTACATTGGATATTTTCAGTTCTGTGAATAAGTAAATTGGAGATCCCACATACAAATAATGTTTTGGGaggtaaaatataaatttatagagGGAGGATATATTATACTCATGCATGAAAAATATTAGAGGGGGACGATTTAAACTTTTACTCGTgaatattaaaagagttttgcTCTTAAGGGTAGCCCGTGTAGGCCAATGCTTGGTTCCATCCTTGTGCATCATAGTATATAAGTGAAAAATGAtcctatttttataaattaattttataaggtTAAGTgctagattttatcttaaaatcgATGGGCATTAAGTGAAATtgtccaacagatatataagttGACTTGGGTATTTCCGAATATACCCCCTTCACATCCAGCACGTATTGGGCTTGGTGTGTGAATAACAAATGGTGGATGCTAGTCGCAGTGGAAGCGAGAGCGAGATCCCAGGTCAGAGTCTGCTCTCAtaccatattaaattttatcttaaaattaattgacataaataaaattgttcaaCAGATATATAAGTTGATTTGGATATTTCTCGATATTAAGTTAGACAAATAATTGAAGATATAATATAATCCATTACGAAGGAAAGCCTCACTCTCACTTTAGCTTACTTGTGTGAATATTTGATGGCACTTCTGGCAAACAGATATAGATACATCCAATTCCGAATGCATAgatgagttttatttttattttctcaaggTTGAGGGATGAGACAGTGGTAAAGACAGAATTATGTTTCAGATTAAATGAACAAGAGTGGAGGTGGAGGCTGTTAAAAATTGCGTACCAACCGACAGTGACGAATGTCGCTAAATAAACAAGgtggagaaaacaaaaaattactattattttttttgggattGTAGACAGTGTGGAACATGCGTAGAATCAAGGAGGGATATACAATTATACATTCCCTTTGATAAGGTTGCACGCCATGCCTTCCATAATGACACGGTTCTGTACAACTTGTGATGAAATGTTTTGGTTTATCATcgtaattaagtttaaaaaaattcaactaatAGCACAAGAGAAAGTAGAatgtttttttcataattttctcaCTCTCACACTTTGccagttataaaaataaaaaagaagaagaagagaagatcAAGATTTCCTTTCTTATCATAAAGGGGGGTGGTTAAttggaaataattaaaaaataagagtatatatatatataaatagtgtctctccaaaaataaatatcttttatatataagctaaatccaaaataaaatataaattggcTTCATAGCAAAAAGTGCAAAAGGGACACACTGGTCCCTCAAAGAAAAGACATGACATAGTCCCTAATAAATTACACCATAGGTCACATTCGTCTCTCATCAAGTGAGTTccaataattaacaaaatatctataatacTTGACACGTTAAATTGTTTAGTTAGCAAAGACTTATCCAGCATGAAATTAAAGTAACTACTAATCAAAACGACATCACTTGAACTCATAAGGTTTCACCCTTTTAGCTCTCGTTGTCCCCCATTTCCATGCATCTCTTCCTTTTGCCCAAGGACTAATTAGCTTCCTAGGAAGAAAAATGAGAAGTCACATCAACTTTTCTTATATGCATCGATCGCACCTCCATTAGATTTAGAAGTATGGATGCTCAGAGTACTTAATAGATATATAAGAAATACTTTGATTAAACCACAagacaacaaaatcaaaatgtaGAATTATAATGGAATGTGACTCTTAGTATATATGGATGCTAAGAGTGCTTAACAAAGTAATATTTGAAGAAAGTGactcttcctctcttatttatGTACATAGGAACGTGAGAGTGTGGTATAATTTCAACTCTCCTCCATTGTATCGACTTGCTCAAGATATAGCACATACCAGTTGAGAAGTGATGGTTCAACAACTGTGATACGAGGATATTGTACTGGAACACGGTTTGGGTCTGCACTATTTGGTGGATTTGGAACcaagcatgattgattgataTTGAGTGTTGAGGACTAGCCAATTATCATATGCATAGATGTTACATCTTCATTAATGGAatgtttagttttaaaaaaaattgtgaaaggaaataaaaagaaaagagtagtgataaatttaaagtatatacatgtaattttatagagtttttttaatgttttcattttaattaagaCAACATATTGACTGATATTTAAAAGCTTTAAATTTggattttaatgtattttaatttttcttctttattctagATCATAACTTGTTATCCAATAACGCGATT is a window encoding:
- the LOC100783000 gene encoding uncharacterized protein — protein: MGLGTLPLTPSYSSFSSKSGGLLHDITNHSRVNRSMKFRVSAKQEKQEEKKKQSLFSSVTEALDFSQVRSAEDAQLIEEAREATRSGERMSREQYGALRRKIGGTYKDFFKSYVEVDGAYVEEGWVDKTCKVCKKDTKGEARQVDKLGRYVHVACLEKANAGNFFTRLFSR
- the LOC100783540 gene encoding potassium transporter 2, with product MDLESSKCWDTSKGSWKTILLLAYQSLGVVYGDLSISPLYVYTSTFAEDIEHSETNEEIFGALSFVFWTLTLVPLFKYVFVVLRADDNGEGGTFALYSLICRHAKVSLLPNRQHADEALSTYKMEEAPEKDTSKVKMMLEKYKGLHTALLIVVLLGTCMVIGDGLLTPAISVFSAVSGLEVSMSKKHHQYAVIPITCFILVCLFALQHYGTHRVGFLFAPIVLAWLLCISTLGLYNIFKWNPHVYKALSPYYMFKFLKKTRISGWMSLGGILLCITGSEAMFADLGHFSYMAIQIAFTFLVYPALILAYMGQAAYLSHHHDSELQISFYVSVPESVRWPVLILAILASVVGSQAIISGTFSIINQSQSLGCFPRVKVVHTSDKIHGQVYIPEINWILMILCIAVTIGFRDTKHMGNASGLAVMTVMLVTTCLTSLVIVVCWQKPPIIALCFLLFFGFIELLYFSASLTKFCEGAWLPILLALFLMIIMFLWHYATIRKYEYDLHNKVSLDWLLALGPSLGIARVPGIGLVFTDLTTGIPANFSRFVTNLPAYHRILVFVCVKSVPVPHVPAAERYLVGRVGPAAHRSYRCIVRYGYRDVHQDVDSFESELVARLADFIQYDWYRSRRSSMSIEDDGSNSNESSSYRLTVIGTTGFTIQPGYESGGESVQQASVSVGFPTVQSVTDVIEMEPVMTERRVRFAIEDEPESDARSETGVQMQEELEDLYAAQEAGIAFILGHSHVRAKQGSSVLKKLALNYGYNFLRRNCRGPDVALKVPPVSLLEVGMVYIV